From the genome of Rathayibacter sp. VKM Ac-2759, one region includes:
- a CDS encoding Gfo/Idh/MocA family oxidoreductase: MTGSGRAGVGVIGAGNISTQYLTNLTTFPDLEVLFVADIDLERAKAQAEAFGVPGSGSVDELLAHPGIEIVVNLTIPAAHVEVARRAVEAGKHVWTEKPFSLDRDSGVELLALAKEKGLRVATAPDTFLGAGLQTAQRVIESGAIGTPLSAITLFQGPGPEGWHPNPEFFFTEGGGPLLDMGPYYITTLVQNLGPVESVTAVSSQARATRVVGSGPKEGTEFPVTIPTHIGGLLRFESGASAQGVWSFESSMLRMGFVEINGSEGTLVLPDPNMHDGEITLYRRGEKEPEVIPATGSTASRGTGVLELARAIRADRPEAASGDLAYHVTDVMLSLLEAAETGEKVLVESTVVPRPALPEGWDPTEATLVR; encoded by the coding sequence ATGACGGGCTCGGGCCGCGCCGGCGTCGGCGTCATCGGTGCGGGCAACATCAGCACCCAGTACCTCACGAACCTCACGACCTTCCCCGACCTCGAGGTGCTCTTCGTCGCCGACATCGACCTCGAGCGAGCGAAGGCCCAGGCCGAGGCGTTCGGCGTCCCCGGCTCCGGATCGGTCGACGAGCTCCTCGCGCACCCCGGCATCGAGATCGTCGTCAATCTGACGATCCCGGCCGCGCACGTCGAGGTCGCCCGTCGCGCCGTCGAGGCCGGCAAGCACGTCTGGACCGAGAAGCCCTTCTCGCTCGACCGCGACAGCGGAGTCGAGCTGCTGGCTCTCGCGAAGGAGAAGGGGCTGCGCGTCGCCACGGCGCCCGACACCTTCCTCGGCGCGGGTCTGCAGACCGCGCAGCGCGTCATCGAGAGCGGAGCCATCGGCACGCCGCTCTCGGCGATCACCCTGTTCCAGGGCCCCGGCCCCGAGGGCTGGCACCCGAACCCCGAGTTCTTCTTCACCGAGGGCGGCGGACCGCTGCTCGACATGGGGCCGTACTACATCACGACCCTCGTGCAGAACCTCGGACCGGTCGAGAGCGTCACCGCGGTCTCGTCGCAGGCGCGCGCCACCCGCGTCGTCGGCTCCGGCCCCAAGGAGGGCACCGAGTTCCCGGTGACCATCCCGACGCACATCGGCGGGCTGCTGCGCTTCGAGTCGGGGGCCTCGGCGCAGGGCGTCTGGAGCTTCGAGTCGAGCATGCTGCGGATGGGCTTCGTCGAGATCAACGGCTCGGAGGGGACCCTCGTGCTGCCGGACCCGAACATGCACGACGGCGAGATCACCCTCTACCGACGCGGAGAGAAGGAGCCGGAGGTCATCCCGGCCACGGGGTCGACCGCCTCGCGCGGCACGGGCGTGCTCGAGCTGGCGCGCGCGATCCGCGCCGACCGGCCCGAGGCCGCCTCCGGTGATCTCGCCTACCACGTGACCGACGTCATGCTGTCGCTCCTCGAGGCCGCGGAGACCGGCGAGAAGGTGCTCGTCGAGAGCACCGTCGTGCCGCGCCCCGCGCTGCCCGAGGGCTGGGACCCCACGGAAGCGACTCTGGTCCGATGA
- a CDS encoding Gfo/Idh/MocA family oxidoreductase — translation MNAALRVGVLGGGFMAAVHSRAARSAGAVLAGIASSSPEKGERAASELGVERAYPDARSLIEDDDIDLVHVCTPNASHAELALAVIAVGKHVVCEKPLAATVEEARSLARAASAAGIVATVPFAYRFHPMVREARARVAAGETGRLVTVRGSYLQDWLLGASDDNWRVDPAAGGRSRAFGDIGSHLVDLLEFVTGERIESLASVTSTVHAERGGRPVETEDVAGAIVRLAGGAVGTLLVSQVTAGHRNELVLEVSGLEESLRFEQELPETLWVGRRDSAVLVPRDGAILAPDAARLSIVPSGHPMGYQDAFTAFARDTYAAVAGAEVEGLPTFDDGLRAALITEAVLDAADSGAWVTVPDDAR, via the coding sequence ATGAACGCGGCTCTCCGCGTCGGCGTGCTCGGCGGAGGCTTCATGGCCGCCGTGCACAGCCGCGCGGCCCGCAGCGCCGGGGCGGTGCTGGCGGGCATCGCCTCCTCCAGCCCCGAGAAGGGCGAGAGGGCGGCGAGCGAGCTCGGGGTCGAGCGCGCGTACCCCGACGCCCGGTCGCTGATCGAGGACGACGACATCGACCTCGTCCACGTCTGCACGCCGAACGCCTCGCACGCCGAGCTCGCCCTCGCGGTGATCGCGGTGGGCAAGCACGTCGTCTGCGAGAAGCCGCTGGCCGCCACGGTGGAGGAGGCGCGCTCGCTCGCGCGGGCCGCCTCCGCCGCCGGGATCGTCGCCACCGTGCCCTTCGCCTACCGGTTCCACCCGATGGTCCGCGAGGCGCGGGCCAGGGTCGCCGCGGGCGAGACCGGGCGACTGGTGACCGTGCGCGGCAGCTACCTGCAGGACTGGCTGCTGGGCGCCTCCGACGACAACTGGCGGGTCGACCCCGCCGCCGGCGGGCGCTCGCGCGCCTTCGGCGACATCGGCTCGCACCTGGTCGACCTGCTCGAGTTCGTGACGGGGGAGCGGATCGAGTCGCTCGCCTCGGTCACGAGCACGGTCCACGCCGAGCGCGGCGGCCGGCCGGTCGAGACCGAGGACGTGGCGGGCGCGATCGTGCGCCTGGCCGGCGGCGCGGTGGGCACCCTCCTGGTCTCGCAGGTGACCGCGGGGCACCGCAACGAGCTGGTGCTCGAGGTGTCGGGGCTCGAGGAGTCGCTGCGCTTCGAGCAGGAGCTGCCCGAGACGCTGTGGGTGGGCCGGCGCGACAGTGCCGTGCTCGTCCCGCGCGACGGCGCGATCCTCGCTCCGGACGCGGCGCGGCTCTCGATCGTGCCGAGCGGGCACCCGATGGGCTACCAGGACGCGTTCACCGCGTTCGCCCGCGACACCTACGCCGCCGTCGCGGGGGCCGAGGTGGAGGGTCTGCCGACCTTCGACGACGGCCTCCGCGCGGCGCTGATCACCGAGGCCGTGCTCGACGCGGCCGACTCCGGCGCCTGGGTCACCGTGCCCGACGACGCTCGCTGA
- a CDS encoding DUF5997 family protein, whose translation MAKATQTMKAATAAKKLQIFLPATPEEFQQSAITREQYDELVENPPAWLTQLRETGPHPRPVIASRLNVSISGLARGGVTDALTTEEIQALLDEVPEWLRVEQNRYAEVRREQARIKAERAAKTAE comes from the coding sequence ATGGCCAAGGCGACACAGACGATGAAGGCTGCGACCGCGGCGAAGAAGCTGCAGATCTTCCTGCCCGCGACTCCGGAGGAGTTCCAGCAGTCGGCGATCACGCGCGAGCAGTACGACGAGCTCGTCGAGAACCCTCCGGCCTGGCTGACCCAGCTGCGCGAGACCGGGCCGCACCCGCGCCCCGTGATCGCCTCGCGGCTCAACGTCTCGATCTCGGGGCTCGCCCGCGGAGGCGTCACCGACGCCCTCACCACCGAGGAGATCCAGGCGCTGCTCGACGAGGTGCCCGAGTGGCTGCGCGTCGAGCAGAACCGCTACGCCGAGGTGCGCCGCGAGCAGGCGCGCATCAAGGCCGAGCGCGCGGCGAAGACCGCCGAGTAG
- a CDS encoding LysR substrate-binding domain-containing protein, with product MSDEPETTDHEAASEPDDAIDAGPVLAVSLVPGVTPTKWTRVWGQRRPELPLRITVIGEHEQEEVLRDGRATLAFVRGDLASAAVSSIHLYDEQPVVVLWREHALADAEGVEVADLADEHLLQDPAQVPEWAALAVEVADGSRRPLPELRTLDDAVEQVAAGVGVLILPQSVARVHSRKDVVAVPVEGVAPTAVRLAWLTEEKTDDIEDFIGVVRGRSATTTRGTAATPKVESRAKAAKAKAREAREAAEKAGGGRKKPARSSAPKAVVRRTRKPRGR from the coding sequence ATGAGCGACGAGCCGGAGACCACCGATCACGAGGCGGCCTCCGAGCCCGACGACGCGATCGACGCCGGCCCCGTGCTCGCCGTCTCCCTCGTCCCCGGCGTGACGCCGACCAAGTGGACCCGTGTCTGGGGTCAGCGCCGCCCCGAGCTGCCGCTGCGCATCACCGTGATCGGCGAGCACGAGCAGGAGGAGGTGCTGCGCGACGGCCGCGCGACGCTCGCCTTCGTGCGCGGCGACCTCGCCTCCGCCGCCGTCAGCTCGATCCACCTGTACGACGAGCAGCCCGTGGTGGTGCTCTGGCGCGAGCACGCCCTCGCCGACGCGGAGGGCGTCGAGGTGGCCGACCTGGCCGACGAGCACCTCCTGCAGGACCCGGCGCAGGTGCCCGAGTGGGCGGCGCTCGCCGTCGAGGTCGCCGACGGCTCGCGACGGCCGCTGCCGGAGCTCCGGACGCTGGACGACGCGGTGGAGCAGGTCGCGGCGGGCGTGGGCGTGCTGATCCTCCCGCAGTCGGTCGCGCGCGTGCACAGCCGCAAGGACGTGGTCGCCGTCCCCGTCGAGGGCGTCGCGCCGACGGCGGTCCGCCTCGCGTGGCTCACGGAGGAGAAGACCGACGACATCGAGGACTTCATCGGCGTGGTCCGCGGCCGCAGCGCCACGACCACGCGCGGCACCGCCGCGACGCCGAAGGTCGAGTCGCGGGCCAAGGCCGCGAAGGCGAAGGCGCGGGAGGCGCGCGAGGCGGCCGAGAAGGCGGGCGGCGGCAGGAAGAAGCCCGCGCGCTCCAGTGCCCCGAAGGCGGTCGTGCGGCGGACCCGGAAGCCCCGTGGCCGCTGA
- a CDS encoding GNAT family N-acetyltransferase, whose product MAAEVLLRPAALSDAAWIAELRAVVMRPDLERLERYDAQRVRRRFLDGYRPERTRVIELDGEAVGCIAARVEDDAVWIEHFYLDPSVQGRGIGGAVLAQVLREEALGDRPFRLDVLRGSGARRLYERHGFRYERPEGEWDEILVTQGSGS is encoded by the coding sequence GTGGCCGCTGAGGTCCTGCTGCGCCCGGCCGCTCTCTCGGACGCGGCCTGGATCGCCGAGCTGCGCGCCGTCGTGATGCGCCCCGACCTCGAGCGGCTGGAGCGCTACGACGCGCAGCGGGTGCGGCGGCGCTTCCTCGACGGCTACCGGCCCGAGCGCACCCGCGTCATCGAGCTCGACGGCGAGGCGGTCGGCTGCATCGCCGCGCGGGTCGAGGACGACGCCGTGTGGATCGAGCACTTCTACCTCGACCCGTCGGTGCAGGGGCGCGGCATCGGCGGCGCGGTGCTCGCGCAGGTGCTGCGGGAGGAGGCGCTCGGCGACCGGCCGTTCCGCCTCGACGTGCTGCGGGGGAGCGGTGCGCGGAGGCTCTACGAGCGGCACGGGTTCCGCTACGAGCGGCCGGAGGGGGAGTGGGACGAGATCCTGGTGACGCAGGGGTCCGGCTCGTAG
- a CDS encoding cell wall-binding repeat-containing protein, which yields MSLLSLRSAAAAVLVTVLALGAAPLAAAEPLPGAPLTAAADTITAPAQAIVPEGEEPWEPSATTPLPEVTAAPAARSAAGAAASASAAASISGTVRVEEADGSVASTMPSDASLSVEVWTPDGTSLGLWPVAADLTFTAGGLEAGRSYYLLLRDDISPSYASTWYGGSIVAVGAVPLQAPASGVEMTTSRVGSISGTIGGVSGDRRIDIWYRYPTTGSYYLMDSQDIRVYFGDPYTFPAVPAGDYLVRASTQYGSIDDTYWDHVRRSGEASDVPVAVGGAVSGIDLALDDQFLFYTGRLAGSDRYATSVAATSAVFSPGIPVLYLASGAKWPDALSAAPAAAAQGGALLLTDPDRLPPVVADEIRRLDPARVVVVGSDLSVSPAVFGAIRSLVPDTSRIGGGDRYDTSRRIVADAFGTGPYEEVFLATGTNFPDALSAAPIAGWRGEPVLLVDGATSRVDAPTAATLQDLDPEHAEFVGGTPSISQAYQDDVTRRGFADTVSRIAGSNRHDTSVELNRAYPQSLLQDTVFFAAGDSFADALSGATSAAAIGSSVLLTERDCVHDYTVDFMGTSSKNYAFLLGGEPTLTSDVQNLVVCEYR from the coding sequence GTGTCCCTGCTCTCCCTCCGATCGGCCGCGGCAGCGGTCCTCGTCACCGTCCTCGCGCTCGGCGCGGCTCCTCTCGCCGCGGCGGAGCCGCTGCCCGGGGCGCCGCTGACCGCCGCGGCCGACACGATCACCGCGCCGGCGCAGGCGATCGTGCCCGAGGGCGAGGAGCCGTGGGAGCCCAGCGCCACCACGCCGCTGCCCGAGGTGACCGCTGCCCCTGCCGCCCGGTCCGCGGCGGGCGCCGCGGCCTCCGCGAGCGCCGCGGCGAGCATCTCGGGCACGGTCAGGGTCGAGGAGGCGGACGGCTCCGTCGCCTCGACGATGCCGAGCGACGCCTCGCTCTCGGTCGAGGTCTGGACGCCGGACGGCACCTCCCTCGGGCTGTGGCCCGTCGCCGCCGATCTCACCTTCACCGCCGGCGGGCTCGAGGCCGGCCGCTCCTACTACCTCCTCCTCCGCGACGACATCTCGCCGAGCTACGCGTCCACCTGGTACGGAGGCAGCATCGTCGCGGTCGGCGCCGTCCCGCTCCAGGCACCGGCCTCGGGCGTCGAGATGACCACGTCGCGGGTCGGCTCGATCTCGGGCACCATCGGCGGCGTCTCCGGTGATCGCCGGATCGACATCTGGTACCGGTACCCGACGACCGGGAGCTACTACCTGATGGACTCGCAGGACATCCGCGTGTACTTCGGCGACCCGTACACGTTCCCCGCCGTCCCCGCGGGCGACTACCTCGTCAGGGCCTCGACCCAGTACGGCAGCATCGACGACACCTACTGGGACCACGTCCGCCGCTCCGGCGAGGCGAGCGACGTGCCGGTCGCGGTCGGCGGCGCGGTCAGCGGGATCGACCTCGCACTCGACGACCAGTTCCTCTTCTACACCGGGCGGCTGGCCGGGTCCGACCGGTACGCGACCTCGGTCGCGGCGACCAGCGCCGTGTTCTCGCCCGGCATCCCCGTCCTCTACCTCGCGAGCGGGGCGAAGTGGCCGGACGCGCTGAGCGCGGCCCCCGCGGCGGCGGCTCAGGGCGGCGCGCTGCTGCTCACCGACCCGGACCGCCTCCCTCCCGTGGTCGCCGACGAGATCCGCCGGCTCGATCCGGCCAGGGTCGTCGTCGTCGGCAGCGACCTGAGCGTCAGCCCCGCCGTCTTCGGCGCGATCCGCTCCCTGGTCCCCGACACGAGCCGCATCGGAGGCGGCGACCGCTACGACACGTCCCGCAGGATCGTCGCGGACGCCTTCGGCACCGGTCCCTACGAGGAGGTCTTCCTGGCGACCGGGACCAACTTCCCGGACGCCCTGTCCGCCGCTCCGATCGCCGGCTGGCGCGGTGAGCCCGTGCTGCTGGTCGACGGGGCGACCTCCCGCGTCGATGCGCCGACCGCGGCGACGCTGCAGGACCTGGATCCGGAGCACGCCGAGTTCGTCGGCGGCACCCCCTCCATCTCGCAGGCCTACCAGGACGACGTGACCCGCCGCGGCTTCGCCGACACGGTGTCGCGGATCGCGGGCTCGAACCGCCACGACACGAGCGTCGAGCTCAACCGCGCCTACCCGCAGTCGCTGCTGCAGGACACGGTGTTCTTCGCCGCGGGGGACTCGTTCGCCGACGCGCTCTCGGGAGCGACCAGCGCCGCCGCGATCGGCTCGTCGGTGCTCCTCACGGAGCGCG